From Phycodurus eques isolate BA_2022a chromosome 1, UOR_Pequ_1.1, whole genome shotgun sequence, one genomic window encodes:
- the pfdn4 gene encoding prefoldin subunit 4, producing MAATIKGPVGVEDVNVTFEDQQKINKFARSTNRMTELKKEIESKKKSLQNLQDASDDLMMFDDDSLLIPYQIGDVFISHTQEETQEMLEAAKEALEQEVKGLDERVSAIQQLLSDLKVQLYAKFGNNINLEADES from the exons GGGGTCGAAGACGTCAATGTCACTTTTGAGGATCAGCAAAAGATCAACAAGTTTGCCAGGAGCACGAATCGAATGACAGagctaaaaaaagaaattgagtcAAAGAAG AAGTCACTGCAGAACTTGCAGGACGCCAGCGACGACCTAATGATGTTTGACGACGACTCACTGTTGATCCCTTATCAGATCGGTGACGTCTTCATCAGTCACACGCAAGAAGAGACGCAAGAGATGCTGGAGGCTGCCAAG GAAGCACTGGAGCAGGAGGTCAAAGGGCTCGACGAGCGAGTGTCGGCCATCCAACAGCTGTTGTCGGATCTGAAGGTGCAGCTCTACGCCAAGTTCGGTAACAACATCAACTTGGAGGCGGACGAAAGCTGA